In Anopheles gambiae chromosome 2, idAnoGambNW_F1_1, whole genome shotgun sequence, a single window of DNA contains:
- the LOC1269469 gene encoding probable peptidyl-tRNA hydrolase 2, with protein sequence MFDTSVIVGISATIVSFAVGYAVARRSPLDDSRSASAEKHTKNEGTDKIFADMGGEYKMVLVVRNDLKMGKGKIAAQCGHAAVGAYESGVRNTPAAIRKWQNGGQAKIALKVDTEEAMMEIYRTAKANKLNCCLIRDAGRTQIEPNTKTVLAVGPAPNVAVDSVTGHLKLL encoded by the exons ATGTTCGACACAAGTGTGATTGTAGGCATATCCGCCACTATTGTATCGTTTGCGGTGGGATATGCCGTCGCTAGACGGTCTCCTCTGGATGATAGCAGGTCAGCTTCGGCggaaaagcatacaaaaaatgAGGGAACCGACAAG ATTTTTGCCGACATGGGTGGAGAGTACAAAATGGTTCTCGTCGTGCGGAATGACCTGAAGATGGGCAAGGGCAAGATAGCGGCACAGTGTGGCCATGCAGCCGTTGGAGCGTACGAGAGTGGAGTGCGGAACACGCCGGCGGCGATCCGAAAGTGGCAGAACGGTGGGCAGGCCAAAATCGCATTGAAGGTGGACACCGAAGAGGCCATGATGGAAATTTACCGTACGGCGAAAGCGAACAAGCTCAATTGCTGCCTAATTCGCGACGCTGGGCGTACGCAGATTGAACCGAACACTAAAACCGTGCTAGCCGTTGGACCAGCCCCAAACGTGGCCGTGGACAGTGTGACCGGTCATTTAAAGTTGCTGTAA